In a single window of the Planctomycetia bacterium genome:
- a CDS encoding secretin and TonB N-terminal domain-containing protein, producing the protein MSIVSESTSRRNRQTTLPAHAAPRHGRTGFVDLNRRRRAIFVLSSLCAASLFTFGGGTEAQEPDTTISPDMLNGTVHEPEAKAAPAAKPETEQFVRVGLDDRVTMHVSGLPIADALRMLSEPSKRNIVLSSNATGTVTASLYSVTFDQALDAMLVSNGLGYRQEGNFIFVHPIDELSKLQQSQRRVVSKVFKLTYLNAAAAKELIAPLLSTSGKLATTPPSTRGLGGETGPEDTEGDATASGDIIVVTDFEDIIENVSQVIADLDTRPEQVLIEATILRATLNEDNSLGIDFTTVGGIDFSQLSSVSPAAQSITTGNIPTPQLNNTNFTVRTDLNGGLPDGGFTFGILKDQIGVFVRALEQITDTDILANPKLLALNKQVGQVIVGRRDGYLTTTITETTAIQTVEFLETGTVLTFRPFIGKDGIVRMEIHPKDSTGGLTEANLPFEQTTEVTTNILVRDGRTILIGGLFREVGTATRGQVPLLGNIPVAGALFRRTRDATVREEVIVLLTVHILKGEADEKASGAVAEDIERYRAGARQGVQWFGRERLSQAHYRWATEHMARGDIEKAIWDAQLAVNAYPQHLHAIKLKEELLGKRLWESEASSIRGFVRDRIESESGAVTPPFGRPGPPFELPSGLEGPIGEEDGPGTSSGPADKSESDGASPEDAKREELP; encoded by the coding sequence ATGTCTATCGTCTCAGAATCTACATCCCGGCGCAATCGGCAAACCACTTTGCCGGCACACGCGGCGCCGCGACACGGCCGGACCGGCTTCGTCGACCTGAATCGCCGACGGCGCGCGATCTTCGTGCTGTCATCACTCTGCGCGGCTTCTCTGTTCACGTTTGGCGGAGGAACTGAGGCGCAGGAGCCGGATACGACCATCTCACCTGACATGTTGAACGGCACGGTGCACGAGCCCGAGGCGAAGGCTGCACCCGCTGCGAAGCCCGAGACGGAGCAGTTCGTCCGCGTCGGTCTCGACGATCGCGTGACGATGCACGTGTCGGGACTGCCCATCGCCGACGCACTTCGGATGCTGTCGGAGCCGTCGAAGCGGAACATCGTGCTGTCAAGCAATGCGACGGGAACGGTCACGGCCAGCCTCTACAGCGTGACCTTCGATCAGGCGCTGGATGCAATGCTCGTTTCCAACGGGCTCGGGTACCGACAAGAGGGGAACTTCATTTTCGTTCACCCGATCGACGAGCTGTCGAAGCTTCAGCAGTCCCAGCGCCGCGTTGTGTCCAAAGTCTTCAAGCTGACCTATCTCAATGCCGCCGCGGCCAAGGAACTGATTGCCCCGCTGCTGAGCACGTCGGGCAAACTCGCGACGACCCCGCCATCCACACGAGGCCTTGGCGGCGAGACGGGACCCGAGGACACGGAAGGCGATGCCACGGCGTCCGGCGACATCATCGTCGTGACCGACTTCGAAGACATCATCGAAAACGTCAGCCAGGTCATCGCCGATCTGGATACGCGGCCCGAACAGGTGCTGATTGAGGCCACGATCCTTCGCGCGACGCTCAATGAAGACAACTCGCTGGGTATCGACTTCACCACCGTCGGCGGGATCGACTTCTCCCAGCTCTCGAGCGTGAGCCCGGCGGCGCAGTCGATCACCACCGGCAACATCCCGACGCCGCAGCTCAACAACACCAACTTTACGGTGCGCACCGATCTGAACGGTGGGCTGCCCGACGGCGGGTTTACGTTCGGCATCCTCAAGGACCAGATAGGTGTATTCGTCCGGGCGCTGGAGCAGATTACCGACACGGACATTCTGGCCAATCCCAAGCTGCTCGCGCTGAATAAGCAGGTCGGCCAGGTCATCGTCGGTCGACGCGACGGCTATCTGACGACCACGATCACGGAGACGACGGCCATTCAGACCGTTGAGTTTCTTGAGACCGGCACGGTGCTTACGTTCCGCCCGTTCATCGGCAAGGACGGCATCGTCCGAATGGAGATTCATCCCAAGGATTCGACCGGCGGATTGACCGAGGCGAACCTGCCGTTTGAGCAGACGACCGAAGTGACGACCAACATTCTTGTACGCGACGGGCGCACGATCCTCATCGGCGGGTTGTTCCGCGAGGTCGGCACCGCGACGCGCGGGCAGGTGCCGCTATTGGGGAACATTCCCGTGGCGGGCGCGCTCTTCCGCAGAACGCGAGACGCGACGGTCCGCGAAGAAGTCATCGTTCTACTGACGGTCCACATCCTCAAGGGCGAGGCCGACGAGAAAGCGTCGGGGGCCGTGGCCGAGGATATCGAGCGGTATCGGGCGGGCGCTCGCCAGGGCGTTCAGTGGTTCGGGCGCGAGCGCCTGAGCCAGGCTCACTATCGATGGGCGACGGAACACATGGCGCGCGGCGACATCGAAAAGGCAATCTGGGATGCGCAACTGGCCGTCAACGCATACCCGCAGCATCTGCATGCCATCAAGCTGAAGGAAGAACTCCTGGGCAAGCGGCTGTGGGAGTCGGAGGCATCGAGCATTCGCGGATTCGTTCGCGACCGCATTGAGAGCGAATCCGGCGCCGTTACCCCCCCGTTCGGGCGACCCGGCCCGCCGTTTGAATTGCCAAGCGGCCTTGAGGGCCCCATCGGCGAAGAGGACGGACCGGGGACCAGTTCAGGACCCGCGGACAAGAGCGAATCGGACGGCGCATCCCCTGAGGACGCAAAGCGGGAGGAATTGCCATGA